TCTTGGAAACAAGATCTCAATGAAGTCCAAGTCTCTTTCCCTCTTAAGGAATCAGACAAGATCAGGATAAAATCCACTATAAAAGACaggaatataaaaataaagtacaATGGGGAGATTGTACTAGAAGGAGTACTCTTTAAGAGGATACAAGTGGGCTTTGAGTTCTGgcttaaaaatgaagaagatCAGACTATTGACTTCTTCTTCCCTAAGAAGGCGAATGACTGGTGGGAGTCACTCCTTGAGGGATCAGAGAAAGTGGACACTGATAAACTGGCAGAGGAGAGTGAAGGGGATTTCAGTATGTTAGATCCAGAAACGAGAGCATCGATAGAAAAGATGGCCTATAATTTCCATCGCCAAAATGAATAAACcaagattttataatatactatatatatttaatttgtatACATTTAATTTAGACTAAATAAAGTTAAGTCTAAATAAAGTTAAGTTTAAATAAGACAATgcataattaaatataaataatgcatatttaatataaataatgcAAATACAATTAAtgcatattttatttatgcataTGTAATATGTCACGATTAAGTGGTAAGTATTTCACATTGATTATTGCTAGTGAAGCTGATAATATCCTTAGAAATTTAGTATGATTATTCCACATTAGAAATCCATTCTggaaattatatttatgctttactaaaatattaagttTTATATAAGCTGAGTCAATAATCTCCCCTGTGTGTATTTGTATACTTTTATAAGCCTTATCTTCTTTAACAAGTCTATTTAGAATATCTTGTAATATTTCCATCTTCCTATCAGAAGTATGGGAATCTATAAGAAATTCCAAATTCCAAGTCTGGCCTTGAGATCTTcttatatttgtaatagatttatcttttattctcaaattagaaatataacATTTATATCCATCCCATCTTATCAGAGTAGTAGttaataatgaaatatCTCTGACTATATAATTCTCATTATCTAAATATATTCTATCTCCTGGGTCATAAGGATGActataacaaataaaaagaaaagattcaataatttctttaagaGTAGAAAAAGCAGGCAAAATGAAGATAGGTAGACATAATTCAACAAGTAAAGGCTTAATATTTAAccaattagaaataaaccagtataaaactaataattctataaatattagagTATGTCTTACTTTACTTAGTAAATTTCTATTACATTCTATTACTATAAATAGATTCTCTCTttcattattaatttgtctAATATTATCTCTAAAGACAAgataatttaattcttcAGTTCTATTAAAAGATAGAATATTGTAAAGTAAATCagatttatctttaaaatgatattttaaagatttcTTAGTAATTCTACCAGATTTGGGCTGAGGAGGCTGAGCCTTCctaatttcttcatttataGAGATCCACAAATTAGCTTCTTGATCTTTTTTCTGTATGAAATTTGAGGAATCAGAACTAGAATCATCTATATCATCTATATCAATAtctattaaatttgatattaaattGGAATCTATATTAGATTTATCATTATCTATTAAATCAATATTAGATTTATCAATATCtattaaatcatttttataatcgaTATTAGATTTATCATCTATTAAATCTTGAAATTTTTCCTGCTTTTTATGGGGAATCTTTCTACTTATTagagattttttattaaaaaatctcgCTTCTTTACTAATTTCTTCTGCTTCTGTTCTTAAACTAATATCTTCTTGTGTATAAACTGCcaaagatttattaatttgtaaTGATTCATCATTCcaaatatcaaataaataatcaTAATCTAAACTAACAGGTTTACCTCTACTAAAAAACTCATCAACAGATACTTGACTACTAGTACTAGAATTACTAATTgaattattagaaataaatggttctatttctaatatttcattAGATATTCTAGATTTGAAATTTCTGGAAATTATTTCATAAGAAAAAGCACGaattaaatctaaaatcATAAGAATTATTAGGCCTGTGTATAAAGAATCAGAATAAGTTATTAAGATTATTTCTTGTACTGTGtggataaaaataaaaaagaagagaaatttaaataatctgaagaaagtttttataaaaatattaaatggAGATTTCTCCCTGGTTAAATAAGTGAGATAAACAATAATACAATGAAGAAATGAGAgagggaaaaataaaagacgCTTAGTT
Above is a window of Vairimorpha necatrix chromosome 2, complete sequence DNA encoding:
- a CDS encoding nuclear movement CS domain-containing protein; translated protein: MPSSYSWKQDLNEVQVSFPLKESDKIRIKSTIKDRNIKIKYNGEIVLEGVLFKRIQVGFEFWLKNEEDQTIDFFFPKKANDWWESLLEGSEKVDTDKLAEESEGDFSMLDPETRASIEKMAYNFHRQNE
- a CDS encoding mechanosensitive channel of small conductance (MscS1F), which gives rise to MILVPFILSVFLDLTLLFIFEISNLKTKRLLFFPLSFLHCIIVYLTYLTREKSPFNIFIKTFFRLFKFLFFFIFIHTVQEIILITYSDSLYTGLIILMILDLIRAFSYEIISRNFKSRISNEILEIEPFISNNSISNSSTSSQVSVDEFFSRGKPVSLDYDYLFDIWNDESLQINKSLAVYTQEDISLRTEAEEISKEARFFNKKSLISRKIPHKKQEKFQDLIDDKSNIDYKNDLIDIDKSNIDLIDNDKSNIDSNLISNLIDIDIDDIDDSSSDSSNFIQKKDQEANLWISINEEIRKAQPPQPKSGRITKKSLKYHFKDKSDLLYNILSFNRTEELNYLVFRDNIRQINNERENLFIVIECNRNLLSKVRHTLIFIELLVLYWFISNWLNIKPLLVELCLPIFILPAFSTLKEIIESFLFICYSHPYDPGDRIYLDNENYIVRDISLLTTTLIRWDGYKCYISNLRIKDKSITNIRRSQGQTWNLEFLIDSHTSDRKMEILQDILNRLVKEDKAYKSIQIHTGEIIDSAYIKLNILVKHKYNFQNGFLMWNNHTKFLRILSASLAIINVKYLPLNRDILHMHK